The Bacteroidales bacterium genome includes the window TTTTATAACAGTATCCCCGCCGACAGCATACCAACCATCCATGAACAAGTAGAATACCAACAAATTGTAATTTACCCTACCATCAGCGAAAAAGAAAAAATAGAAGCCAAAGAAAAGCTGAATCATATTCGCGAACGAATACTAAAAGGCGAAAGTTTTTCGACCTTAGCCGTTCTCTACAGCGAAGATCCAGGAAGCGCCTTACGAGGTGGCGAATTAGGCTTTTTTACACGCAGCGACATGGTACCCGAATTTTCGGGAGCAGCATTTAAACTTAAAGAAGGCGAAGTTTCGCCCATTATCGAAACAGAATATGGCTACCATATTATTCAGCTTATCGAACGCAAAGGTGAACAAATTAATGCACGTCATATACTTATTACCATTAAAAGCAATTTCGAAGAATTAATGAAAGCAAAAGCCAAAGCACAAAATATTTATCAAAAAATCATTTCAGATTCTATTACTTTTTCAAAAGCAGCTACAATTTATAGCATGGATAAAAATACAGCGTATAACGAAGGAATTGCTGTCAATATGATGAATAACACAACCCGATTTGATATAGACCAACTTGATCCAGCAACTGCAAAACAAATAGAAAACCTTAAATCCGGCCAAATAAGTCAACCCTTTGAATTTTCGAACGAACAAGGAAAAAAAGGATATAAAATCATAAAACTTAAAGCACGTTTTAAAGAACATAAAGCTAACCTCAAAGAAGATTACAATTATATTCAGCAATTAACACAAGAATACAAAAAACAAGAAGCAATAAAAAATTGGATACTCAATAAAATGAAATCGACCTACTTCACCATCGATGAAGAATATAAAAAATGTGAGTTTAACCTTTTAAAACTTTAACCACTATGATACAAGCTACCGACGATATACAAGCAGTAAAACAATTACAACAAACCCATACCGCATTAAAGTCAGAGATTCAAAAAGTTATTGTTGGACAAGAACAAGTTATTAATGAAGTCATTACCGCACTTTTTTCTAAGGGACATTGTCTATTAATCGGAGTGCCTGGCTTAGCCAAAACACTTTTAGTAACAACCATAGCTAAAGCATTAGGTTTAAAATATAACCGAATTCAATTTACACCCGATCTGATGCCATCTGATATTGTAGGAAGCGAAATATTAGACGATAGTCGCAAATTCAAATTTATTCAAGGTCCCATCTTTTGTAACTTTCTTTTAGCCGACGAAATAAATCGTACTCCCCCAAAAACTCAGTCTGCACTTCTCGAAGCTATGCAAGAAAAAACAGTTACTGCAGCAGGCAAACAATTCAAATTAGAAGAACCATTTTTTGTTTTAGCAACACAAAACCCTATCGAACAAGAAGGTACCTACCCGCTTCCCGAAGCTCAACTCGATCGTTTTATGTTTAACATTTTGCTCGACTACCCAAGTTTTGACGAAGAAGTAACCATTGTAGAGCAAACAACAAGCCTCAAAGAAGATAACATAAACCAAATTTTAACAGCCGAAGATATTATATATTTTCAAAATCTAATCTATAAAGTACCAGTAAATTCTAATGTAGTAAAATATGCTGTAAACTTAGCCTCTTGCACACGCCCATCACGCAACAACTCACACCCTTTAGCATCTAAATATATTACATGGGGAAGCGGACCACGTGCTTCACAATACCTTATCATTGGTGCAAAAACACATGCACTGCTTAATGGAAAATATAGCCCCGACATCGAAGATATTAAAGCCGTTGCTCACCCAGTACTTAGACACCGCATTATACGTAATTACCAAGCTGAAGCCGAAGGAATTACAAACGATATGCTCATCGATGAATTGTTAAAACAATGATACTGCAACTTAACAGTTTGTAAATAACAAATGAAATTTTTTTTATTCAATATTCAATATAAATTGTTCAAAATCATTAAACACTATTCAACTTATGGGTTAGCAATATTTTTTTTATTCATCTCCTTTACCCATACAGCCCAAAACATCAAAAAAATTGAGCTTGTAAATGCCAATCTTATTGATTACGACGAAATGCGATATGGAAAAAATATTCGCAGAATGGTTGGGAATGTAACTCTTAAACACGAAAATGCTATATTAACCTGTGATAGT containing:
- a CDS encoding peptidylprolyl isomerase, whose translation is MNQYIFIILFVLLSHLGYSQKPIIDKVIAVVGNNAILLSDLENQYHQMPDKSKYDHIDLKCNILEELIYQNFLLHQAEIDSVTVGDKEVESEMERRLRYFISQIGSEKKLEEYFNKSIIDIKADLRKSLRKQMLAEKMQEKITGKIKVTPTDVRNFYNSIPADSIPTIHEQVEYQQIVIYPTISEKEKIEAKEKLNHIRERILKGESFSTLAVLYSEDPGSALRGGELGFFTRSDMVPEFSGAAFKLKEGEVSPIIETEYGYHIIQLIERKGEQINARHILITIKSNFEELMKAKAKAQNIYQKIISDSITFSKAATIYSMDKNTAYNEGIAVNMMNNTTRFDIDQLDPATAKQIENLKSGQISQPFEFSNEQGKKGYKIIKLKARFKEHKANLKEDYNYIQQLTQEYKKQEAIKNWILNKMKSTYFTIDEEYKKCEFNLLKL
- a CDS encoding MoxR family ATPase; its protein translation is MIQATDDIQAVKQLQQTHTALKSEIQKVIVGQEQVINEVITALFSKGHCLLIGVPGLAKTLLVTTIAKALGLKYNRIQFTPDLMPSDIVGSEILDDSRKFKFIQGPIFCNFLLADEINRTPPKTQSALLEAMQEKTVTAAGKQFKLEEPFFVLATQNPIEQEGTYPLPEAQLDRFMFNILLDYPSFDEEVTIVEQTTSLKEDNINQILTAEDIIYFQNLIYKVPVNSNVVKYAVNLASCTRPSRNNSHPLASKYITWGSGPRASQYLIIGAKTHALLNGKYSPDIEDIKAVAHPVLRHRIIRNYQAEAEGITNDMLIDELLKQ